The following coding sequences lie in one Musa acuminata AAA Group cultivar baxijiao chromosome BXJ1-8, Cavendish_Baxijiao_AAA, whole genome shotgun sequence genomic window:
- the LOC135582990 gene encoding acyl-acyl carrier protein thioesterase ATL3, chloroplastic-like isoform X2, with protein sequence MQLRSHGLVHDARVPFSPSSATRLSAVRAALSIHLVQRGTHRGPVLRRCGGRCVRPVAARSTEAPGSVGDIRTQKFFEVELNVRDYEVDQFGVVNNAVYANYCQHVARTGNSFALSDLRLKYISPLRSQDKFVLKVRVVSITAARVIMEHFIYKLPDLQPILEATATVVCLNGSYRPIRVPSELSAKLLQFSLDDSE encoded by the exons ATGCAGCTCCGCTCCCACGGCCTCGTACATGACGCCCGCGTCCCATTCTCTCCGTCGAGCGCCACTCGCCTCTCCGCTGTCAGAGCTGCGCTCTCCATCCACCTTGTGCAGCGCGGAACTCACAGAGGGCCCGTCCTGCGCCGCTGCGGCGGACGGTGCGTCCGCCCCGTCGCAGCGAGGAGCACCGAGGCGCCTGGTTCAGTCGGTGACATTAG GACACAAAAATTTTTCGAAGTTGAGCTTAACGTCAGAGATTATGAAGTCGATCAGTTTGGAGTTGTTAATAATGCTGTCTATGCAAACTATTGTCAGCATG TTGCTCGCACTGGAAACTCATTTGCACTTTCTGACTTGCGGCTGAAGTATATTTCACCATTAAGA AGTCAGGATAAATTTGTTTTAAAGGTGAGGGTTGTGAGCATCACGGCTGCTCGAGTTATTATGGAACACTTCATTTACAAGCTGCCAGATCTGCAG CCCATATTGGAAGCAACTGCAACTGTTGTTTGTCTCAATGGAAGCTATCGTCCTATTCGGGTGCCAAGTGAGTTGTCAGCAAAACTATTGCAGTTCTCCTTGGATGATTCAGAGTGA
- the LOC103993289 gene encoding transcription factor UNE10 produces MSQRVPSWDVDDPPFNPSSSNLPLHRYHPSGAPLGRLMGYEVAELAWENGQLALHGLVPSRTGAKPGADAACGKQHLHHHPSGTLESVVNQATGAAARSPVLEGWLRRSTSVAVDALVPCQDDVASNRIADPDAPPCCKRARMVGVCSSQGSAAGSLPGRVDSTTFVTLDTWREDDVGLTATATATDTSAWPETENTSLGKRKVRALYDHVSISHTSSQTKPDSLYDEEEKDTKREVGKPSGATKNSRAAAIHNQSERKRRDRINQRMKTLQKLVPNSSKTDKASMLDEVIEYLKQLQAQVQMMSRMSSMMVAAMPQLQMPMVAQLLPHMAQFPQLPHMGLMDFASIGRSVPPVLPLLHPSAFLHLAATGGWDGIGDRRPVGSVLPDPFSALLACQMAQQPMSLDEYSRMVTLLQHLSQNQSPANLKSS; encoded by the exons ATGAGCCAGCGTGTGCCGAGCTGGGACGTCGATGATCCGCCTTTCAACCCTTCCTCATCCAACCTTCCCCTTCATCGTTACCATCCTTCTGGCGCTCCTCTTGGCCGTTT GATGGGCTACGAGGTGGCGGAGCTGGCGTGGGAGAACGGGCAGCTCGCGCTGCACGGCCTCGTCCCGTCTCGAACCGGCGCCAAGCCCGGCGCCGACGCGGCCTGTGGCAagcagcacctccaccaccaccccAGCGGCACCCTGGAGTCGGTGGTGAACCAGGCCACCGGCGCCGCGGCGAGGAGCCCTGTTCTCGAGGGCTGGCTTCGTCGCTCGACTTCCGTGGCGGTCGACGCGCTCGTCCCGTGCCAGGACGACGTCGCCAGCAACCGGATCGCCGACCCGGACGCGCCGCCCTGCTGTAAGCGCGCGCGGATGGTGGGGGTGTGCTCAAGCCAGGGTAGCGCGGCGGGATCCCTGCCCGGCCGCGTCGACAGTACCACCTTCGTCACGCTAGACACGTGGAGGGAGGACGACGTCGGCCTGACCGCCACTGCCACGGCCACCGACACCTCCGCCTGGCCGGAGACGGAGAACACGAGTCTGGGGAAGAGGAAGGTGCGGGCCCTGTACGACCACGTATCCATCAGCCACACGAGCTCCCAAACGAAG CCTGATAGTTTGTACGATGAAGAGGAGAAGGACACCAAAAGGGAGGTGGGGAAGCCTTCCGGCGCCACCAAAAATAGCAGAGCCGCCGCCATCCACAACCAGTCCGAACGT AAAAGGAGGGACAGGATCAACCAGCGGATGAAGACTCTACAGAAGCTGGTGCCCAACTCCAGCAAG ACCGACAAGGCGTCGATGCTGGACGAGGTGATCGAGTACCTGAAGCAGCTGCAGGCGCAGGTGCAGATGATGAGCAGGATGAGTAGCATGATGGTGGCTGCCATGCCGCAGCTGCAGATGCCAATGGTGGCGCAGCTGCTACCCCACATGGCCCAGTTCCCGCAGCTGCCACATATGGGACTGATGGACTTTGCCTCGATAGGTCGCTCCGTCCCTCCGGTCTTGCCCCTCCTCCACCCATCGGCGTTCCTTCATCTCGCCGCCACCGGGGGCTGGGACGGAATCGGCGACCGGCGGCCCGTCGGTTCCGTCCTCCCCGACCCCTTCTCGGCTCTCCTCGCTTGTCAGATGGCACAG CAACCAATGAGCTTAGACGAGTACAGCAGAATGGTCACGCTGCTTCAACACTTGTCTCAGAATCAGTCGCCGGCTAATCTCAAGTCGTCGTAG
- the LOC135587386 gene encoding uncharacterized protein LOC135587386: MDYSAFAQAQQQQQQQHQYQYHQPYDPARSQQQVLYGAAAYQPYRPQEAYYSHHPSSTHHYHPYHHSYRPLPPPPPGTDPFLQNHAFRGPHREHHRPPTPQTQQRPLVLSKFGRAIGVGERPVAPPQHLAVGGESAHRGGSRRGRWPFRGGGGRGNVDFRPSRHDVGSPPFHGRGRGRKGRGGSRQNHLSAPVGPLPVTTPASVAESLSVIPPVMEELKAPLQSPALVAESGTLIPTRPFLPLAWCDICRVDCNSLEVLEQHKNGKRHKKTVQRIQEIQAQQKLMVDLHIKYAAEPEMVLQSAEENKVSLPGEANKLFSHTDKAGETVAAAFSSDQVIEAGNAVVVALNTRCTALPASSQDTEANICSAALENLPPATTEMDHKMGLEMQSENITIQSDSSKEGETGSVAPTTSAPDYIDVPAAKGCGRRAGMNGYNRRHGSKRKMMRYWRNGKRLKMLEAVESNPQEHQKERPRVCTLCNVTCDTQAVFDCHLSGKKHISRIKRFQGQHTEFGPITVYIPPNQPSAHPPKAPDPLFYGLRSHEMLQQEACTEGCGVQPGDQAEQGGKTEPIALGFRSQQPSEKPEGRVPITEGQNSVNMCTEGLHNAAETVSKEKSELPVAFSSGISQVDEPA, from the exons ATGGATTACTCCGCCTTCGCCCAAGcccaacagcagcagcaacagcaacacCAGTACCAGTACCATCAACCTTACGACCCCGCCCGATCCCAGCAACAGGTGCTCTACGGTGCAGCGGCCTACCAGCCTTACCGTCCCCAAGAAGCCTACTACAGCCACCACCCATCCTCCACCCATCATTACCACCCTTACCACCACTCCTACCGGCCGCTCCCTCCGCCGCCGCCCGGGACCGACCCCTTTTTGCAGAACCACGCTTTCCGGGGTCCGCATCGGGAGCACCACCGCCCGCCTACGCCGCAGACGCAGCAGCGCCCCCTCGTGTTATCTAAGTTCGGGAGGGCCATTGGCGTAGGCGAGCGGCCTGTGGCGCCACCACAACATCTGGCG GTTGGTGGCGAGTCTGCACATAGGGGTGGCAGCAGAAGAGGTCGTTGGCCTTTTAGAGGTGGTGGTGGCAGAGGCAATGTTGATTTCCGCCCATCTAGACATGATGTTGGTTCACCTCCTTTTCATGGTAGAGGACGAGGCCGGAAAGGTAGGGGTGGCAGCAGGCAAAATCATCTTTCCGCTCCTGTTGGACCATTGCCTGTTACTACACCTGCATCAGTTGCTGAATCATTGTCAGTAATACCGCCAGTGATGGAAGAATTGAAGGCTCCATTGCAGTCTCCAGCACTTGTTGCAGAGTCAGGAACCTTGATACCAACGCGTCCTTTCCTCCCACTTGCCTGGTGTGATATTTGCAGGGTGGATTGCAACAGTTTAGAAGTCCTAGAACAGCACAAGAATGGCAAACGCCACAAGAAGACTGTACAAAGAATCCAAGAGATACAAGCTCAGCAGAAACTAATGGTGGATCTGCATATAAAGTATGCTGCCGAGCCTGAGATGGTACTCCAAAGTGCTGAAGAAAACAAGGTTTCTCTTCCAGGTGAAGCGAACAAATTATTTTCTCATACTGATAAAGCTGGTGAAACTGTTGCAGCTGCATTTTCATCCGATCAAGTAATTGAAGCCGGAAATGCAGTTGTTGTAGCATTGAACACGCGTTGTACAGCCTTGCCTGCTTCTTCTCAAGATACTGAAGCAAACATATGTTCTGCTGCATTGGAAAACTTGCCACCTGCAACCACAGAAATGGATCATAAGATGGGTCTTGAAATGCAGAGTGAGAATATCACAATACAGTCTGATTCTTCAAAGGAGGGGGAAACAGGTAGTGTGGCACCAACTACCAGTGCACCAGATTACATTGATGTACCAGCAGCAAAAGGTTGTGGAAGGAGGGCAGGGATGAATGGTTATAACAGGAGGCATGGTTCAAAGAGGAAGATGATGAGGTATTGGCGGAATGGAAAGCGGTTGAAGATGCTTGAAGCTGTCGAAAGCAATCCTCAGGAGCACCAAAAGGAACGGCCCAGGGTTTGTACACTATGCAATGTGACGTGTGACACACAAGCTGTATTTGATTGCCATCTGTCCGGTAAGAAACATATTTCTCGGATCAAGCGGTTCCAAGGCCAACATACTGAATTTGGTCCCATTACTGTATATATTCCCCCCAATCAGCCATCAGCTCATCCACCGAAAGCACCTGACCCACTGTTTTACGGCCTTAGAAGTCATGAGATGCTCCAACAGGAGGCCTGCACGGAAGGCTGTGGTGTTCAACCTGGCGATCAGGCTGAGCAAGGAGGGAAAACAGAACCCATAGCCCTGGGGTTTCGGTCCCAACAGCCTTCAGAGAAACCTGAAGGCAGAGTTCccataactgaaggccagaattcGGTTAATATGTGTACTGAAGGGCTACATAATGCAGCTGAGACTGTGTCAAAAGAAAAGAGCGAGTTGCCAGTAGCATTTTCATCTGGGATTTCTCAAGTTGACGAACCTGCTTGA
- the LOC135582990 gene encoding acyl-acyl carrier protein thioesterase ATL3, chloroplastic-like isoform X1, whose amino-acid sequence MQLRSHGLVHDARVPFSPSSATRLSAVRAALSIHLVQRGTHRGPVLRRCGGRCVRPVAARSTEAPGSVGDIRTQKFFEVELNVRDYEVDQFGVVNNAVYANYCQHGRHELLKKIGINVDAVARTGNSFALSDLRLKYISPLRSQDKFVLKVRVVSITAARVIMEHFIYKLPDLQPILEATATVVCLNGSYRPIRVPSELSAKLLQFSLDDSE is encoded by the exons ATGCAGCTCCGCTCCCACGGCCTCGTACATGACGCCCGCGTCCCATTCTCTCCGTCGAGCGCCACTCGCCTCTCCGCTGTCAGAGCTGCGCTCTCCATCCACCTTGTGCAGCGCGGAACTCACAGAGGGCCCGTCCTGCGCCGCTGCGGCGGACGGTGCGTCCGCCCCGTCGCAGCGAGGAGCACCGAGGCGCCTGGTTCAGTCGGTGACATTAG GACACAAAAATTTTTCGAAGTTGAGCTTAACGTCAGAGATTATGAAGTCGATCAGTTTGGAGTTGTTAATAATGCTGTCTATGCAAACTATTGTCAGCATG GCCGTCATGAATTACTTAAGAAGATCGGGATTAATGTGGATGCAGTTGCTCGCACTGGAAACTCATTTGCACTTTCTGACTTGCGGCTGAAGTATATTTCACCATTAAGA AGTCAGGATAAATTTGTTTTAAAGGTGAGGGTTGTGAGCATCACGGCTGCTCGAGTTATTATGGAACACTTCATTTACAAGCTGCCAGATCTGCAG CCCATATTGGAAGCAACTGCAACTGTTGTTTGTCTCAATGGAAGCTATCGTCCTATTCGGGTGCCAAGTGAGTTGTCAGCAAAACTATTGCAGTTCTCCTTGGATGATTCAGAGTGA
- the LOC135589023 gene encoding zinc finger protein ZAT4-like has translation SAYPVPPSTATITKPPPFSVHLLMAMVMDQQQPEQQQQQQTYRHYCRICKKGFGCGRALGGHMRAHGIVDDYAADAEDDPSGCSDWDGRMNSAAAGTKRMYALRTNPARLRSCRVCENCGKEFLSWKSFLEHGRCSSEEEEEEEEEGYESVPASSRSEGDVDLAGWSKGKRSRRAKVVGMSEEEDLASCLMMLSAARVEPAAIAETEESCASASKEDDRRQQTVAVGVTTEIPQGPAFLPPAQPSVPRGTFECKACKKVFSSHQALGGHRASHKKVKGCFAVKHDGLDEAPPDDEVITHENVAAASTSTAIVPFDDPAPLAITPLRKRSKVHECSICHRVFTSGQALGGHKRCHWITSSSPDPGLKLQPLPHHANLPHQLTLRPMFDEPLDLNQPARADEIARGTRDIGSPLRLQMPAAIYLQAWIDRRDVGRNRACATSSDKNDDHNNVHGKDDNNIEMSGLNVDDEVDSKVKRAKLSELKDINMGEDSSPWLQVGIGSSANESSEA, from the coding sequence TCTGCTTACCCCGTTCCGCCTTCAACCGCAACCATTACAAAGCCTCCACCCTTCTCTGTTCATCTTCTGATGGCAATGGTGATGGACCAGCAACAGCcagagcaacagcagcagcagcagacgtACAGGCACTATTGCCGGATATGCAAGAAGGGGTTTGGCTGCGGGCGCGCCCTCGGGGGCCACATGCGCGCTCACGGGATCGTCGACGACTACGCGGCCGACGCTGAGGATGACCCCTCCGGCTGCAGCGACTGGGATGGCAGGATGAATTCGGCGGCCGCCGGCACCAAGCGGATGTACGCGCTCCGCACCAACCCCGCCCGCCTCAGGAGCTGCCGCGTCTGCGAGAACTGCGGCAAGGAGTTCCTGTCGTGGAAGTCATTCCTCGAGCACGGCAGATGCAgctccgaggaggaggaggaggaagaggaagagggctACGAGTCTGTGCCCGCCTCGTCCAGGTCCGAGGGTGACGTCGATCTCGCGGGGTGGAGTAAGGGCAAGCGATCCCGGCGTGCGAAGGTGGTCGGGATGAGCGAAGAGGAGGACCTCGCCAGCTGCCTGATGATGCTGTCCGCCGCCCGTGTCGAGCCGGCGGCTATCGCCGAGACCGAGGAGTCGTGTGCGTCCGCGAGCAAGGAGGACGACCGGCGGCAGCAAACGGTCGCGGTCGGTGTCACGACGGAGATTCCTCAGGGTCCTGCATTCTTGCCGCCGGCGCAACCGAGCGTTCCCAGGGGGACGTTCGAGTGCAAGGCTTGCAAGAAGGTCTTCAGCTCGCACCAGGCGCTGGGGGGCCACCGGGCCAGCCACAAGAAGGTCAAAGGCTGCTTCGCCGTCAAGCACGACGGCCTCGACGAGGCCCCGCCCGACGACGAGGTGATCACCCACGAGAACGTGGCGGCCGCATCGACCTCGACGGCGATCGTGCCGTTCGATGACCCGGCTCCCCTGGCCATTACGCCGCTCAGAAAGAGGTCGAAGGTGCACGAGTGCTCCATCTGCCACCGCGTGTTCACGTCGGGGCAGGCGTTGGGCGGGCACAAGCGATGCCACTGGATCACGTCCAGTTCGCCGGACCCCGGCCTAAAGCTCCAACCCTTACCGCACCACGCCAACCTTCCCCACCAGCTGACGCTTAGACCCATGTTCGATGAACCTCTCGATCTCAACCAGCCTGCGCGCGCCGATGAGATCGCTCGAGGGACGAGGGACATCGGGAGTCCATTACGACTCCAAATGCCTGCAGCGATCTACTTACAGGCATGGATCGATCGCCGCGACGTCGGCAGAAACAGAGCCTGCGCCACCAGCAGTGACAAGAACGACGATCACAATAACGTCCACGGCAAGGACGACAACAACATCGAGATGTCTGGTCTCAACGTGGACGACGAAGTGGACAGCAAAGTAAAGAGAGCGAAGCTGAGCGAGCTGAAGGACATCAACATGGGAGAAGACAGCTCCCCTTGGTTGCAGGTGGGGATTGGTTCGTCTGCCAACGAGAGCAGTGAAGCATGa